One genomic segment of Paenibacillus sp. FSL H8-0332 includes these proteins:
- a CDS encoding S-layer homology domain-containing protein gives MNRKNRVKKRLFSVLMSATLVAGMFPALGLPSASAAVVDTVYAAAYMGTKTTAGTTLPASIEIAGQAAAVNWNIGEDTFDVPYDTVAVTGTANGGPVVASVEVVPPASSPLVYFVDSGRGGDSFGNGPSASPLYEAVRTLTGSELLNLSPDQKYVAGTTDWGFDDSIHKVKNSKNGNLTDPATDPSLWVVGLRADPASNDIIYKLKALQSGTYTLNSGFYDWYGSRDRVIQPRLEYQNSSGETRTIPFAQFNTNKTKFISGEFTIPADIDTSSPMTLTYANVSGEKPILSWFAVARGAIKQVMDDARQTAASTTKILLDGNDIRPDNVNGLTFKGFGVLSGNSTSALLMDYKSEQPEAYAQMLKILFGGDRPLIDHVKIEMGNDRNNSTGPDPSTMRTEDEEANVARHPGFQLAADAKAVNPAVKVSFLRWNAPAWANNNDKIYTWYKKTILAAYREYGYMVDYVNPHINEHAPDLAWTKQYGERVKNDTEDFKNDQEKELYHSIQLVISDEVGIGSFGDAMVNDLSLREAVAAAGFHYNTDDDSKGNFKRLADEFDKEIWNSEAQATFSNSAFRPNNNMKDPSEAGTGIGGTGGPLEMGNTIIKGFVNSRRTHFIYQPAIGSFYEGGQYSFKELLSARDPWSGFIHYDAGLVILKHFNGFAKTGWENEDNTAAIWRAVPAASYTGATGTNPVSGRNGTPSYMTLAAPDKQDFSTVIINDSQYEKIYKLQAVNMGYTGNPSLEVWETRAADKGQAFNSNYMKPLGDAHADGSGLYTIRVKPFSIVTVTTLDNRTDEEFVTPLPVEGERTVLDTDATGFVQNTEDQILYADDFNYGDRTVPVIGEGGAITDEESYVSSRGGPQSVIPRYTQDLNGAFEGYLVDGTDNYVLRQQLDQVTTGVGGAWNGGDPVTVIGDYRWTNYKASADVSFEQNSTYGGNNYAAVGARYQGGPQTINGTPYALKFWFDGGWQLLSSGTVVASGNAATGSGGVKIDGFDTAHDAWHNIAIQVAGDTVTAYLDQVELASYTDPNPKLSGRIQLASGFYHVRFDNLKVEKVDGYTPYYAEQLDNLEMFDLAQSPGAKLAYEGAWAHENGKGMYVYQRSLSTSQGAGAVLKYTFTGTGLDILGPNDGSAKLEAVVDGETQVVSGSTAAARELYQAFTLRGLKYGEHTVQIKVLSGTLAVDSVGIISGAGAGSPDTAGLQQAVNAALEISREDDSPEKDWNIFVHALGAAQAALSDPVLYRLDQEGAEHLEARLTFARNLLTTGDVRELAAIADMATYAGQLPELPAKVEATRADGTKLQVAVKWNLEAVSFNNPFERVAVTGSYGSLKTMAYVEVVPQGLVYFLDPGVSADGDTPPYTTIRNFAGEGLLNNKADQLSADDTVWGHTNTGANYNPKGLGGAVVTTDKAQTGVYSSNTKNTPLVYNLPLSAGQYTITSYHLDWWNNASRTMDITLSYVDAGGKTVNETAQTNLVAGPNGVMAQHDFTLPASGTVKYSVNNTFSQAALISYLAVARDKTSVDNEQAVAEAKSMIEGASYSVKKAQANSEEAVRSWLVQTISGMPGFKDTGVTLGDITLSAFRGATEDTEGSFTFSVTLSKGEASAEGTASGTITLPVPDRVPPVITLNGETTVNLPVGAEYTDAGATAYDDQDGDITDRISTTVTSEVYGLTELDELDTSKVGIYTFHYNVSDTAGNAAAEVTRRVVVALDPDVTKPVITLLGEASVQLVKGSNYTDAGATAADDRDGDITDRIVATITQDGKTVLTLDTSAAGSYVYHYNVTDTAGNTAAEVTRTVTVKEAELPPEVIPTPTPTPAPTATPAPTEAPVWTAEPAVTPSPTAAPSPSPQTEKVLTSADFPAPAGGAITVHLTDATESVLLPAGLAGMTGENTLRFAWNTVAVELSPEVLKSIREKAAGAGGQPEGTAIRLSAVKTARAAAEQLMNNPAVNGSVRLSAASDVIRFSLEAVAADGTAVPVTTFNQPLTITFTVDPNANRSLLGVYYIAASGAVEYMGGTLTDGKLTAGVQHFSQYAVLEYDKTFSDVSGNSWASGVIKSMAAKHIIEGISSSQFQPHGEVTRAQFAAMITRALGLKAASPSAFADVDAKSWYAEAVAAVHEAGIVLGRSKDAFAPNERITREEMAVMIVRAYATLPGSQTGDSAGSSFSDYSRIQDWAKNAAVTAEQAGLIQGRGNQQFAPQETMTRAESAQVIANLLGHR, from the coding sequence ATGAACAGAAAGAACCGCGTGAAGAAAAGGCTATTCTCCGTGCTGATGTCCGCTACACTCGTAGCCGGGATGTTCCCTGCCCTCGGTCTACCGTCGGCGTCGGCGGCTGTCGTCGATACGGTCTATGCTGCGGCTTATATGGGCACCAAGACTACCGCAGGTACGACACTTCCGGCAAGCATCGAGATTGCAGGTCAGGCTGCGGCGGTGAACTGGAACATCGGCGAAGATACCTTCGATGTACCGTATGATACGGTGGCAGTTACCGGAACCGCGAACGGCGGACCGGTGGTTGCCAGTGTGGAGGTGGTTCCGCCAGCCAGCAGTCCGCTGGTCTACTTTGTGGACAGCGGCAGAGGGGGCGATTCTTTTGGCAATGGTCCTTCTGCTTCACCTCTATACGAAGCGGTCAGAACACTGACCGGCAGTGAGCTGCTTAACCTGTCACCGGACCAGAAGTATGTCGCCGGTACCACAGACTGGGGATTCGATGATTCTATCCATAAAGTGAAAAATTCCAAGAACGGTAATCTTACCGATCCTGCCACTGATCCAAGCCTATGGGTTGTCGGGCTGCGCGCAGACCCTGCCAGCAACGATATTATTTATAAACTGAAAGCGCTTCAATCCGGAACCTATACACTTAACAGCGGTTTCTATGATTGGTACGGCAGCCGTGACCGGGTCATTCAGCCCCGGCTGGAATACCAGAATAGCAGCGGGGAGACCAGGACGATCCCGTTTGCTCAGTTCAACACGAATAAGACAAAATTTATTTCCGGTGAATTTACCATTCCCGCAGATATTGACACCAGCAGTCCGATGACGCTGACCTATGCTAATGTCTCCGGCGAGAAGCCGATTCTTAGCTGGTTCGCTGTTGCCAGAGGCGCGATCAAGCAAGTGATGGATGACGCCCGCCAGACCGCAGCTTCTACAACCAAGATTCTGCTCGATGGGAACGATATCCGGCCGGATAATGTCAACGGACTGACCTTCAAGGGGTTCGGCGTACTCAGCGGCAACAGCACCAGTGCCCTGCTAATGGACTATAAGTCTGAGCAGCCAGAGGCCTATGCCCAAATGCTGAAGATTCTGTTCGGCGGTGACCGCCCGCTGATCGACCATGTCAAGATTGAAATGGGCAATGACCGCAATAACTCTACCGGTCCTGACCCTTCAACGATGCGTACGGAGGATGAAGAGGCCAATGTGGCCCGGCATCCCGGCTTCCAGCTTGCGGCGGATGCCAAGGCCGTCAATCCGGCGGTCAAGGTGAGCTTCCTGCGCTGGAATGCTCCAGCCTGGGCTAACAATAACGACAAGATTTATACCTGGTACAAAAAGACCATTCTGGCCGCATATCGCGAATACGGCTATATGGTGGATTATGTGAATCCCCATATCAATGAGCACGCGCCGGATCTGGCCTGGACGAAGCAGTATGGCGAGAGGGTCAAGAATGATACTGAAGATTTCAAAAACGATCAGGAGAAAGAGCTGTACCACAGCATCCAGCTGGTGATTTCCGACGAGGTCGGCATCGGCTCCTTCGGGGATGCCATGGTGAACGATTTGTCGCTGCGTGAGGCGGTAGCTGCTGCCGGATTCCATTACAATACCGATGATGACAGCAAAGGAAATTTTAAACGGCTTGCCGATGAGTTCGACAAGGAAATCTGGAACAGTGAGGCACAGGCCACCTTCAGCAACTCGGCCTTCCGTCCTAATAATAATATGAAGGACCCGTCAGAGGCAGGGACAGGAATTGGCGGCACCGGCGGGCCGCTGGAGATGGGCAATACCATTATCAAGGGCTTCGTGAATTCCCGCCGGACGCATTTCATCTATCAGCCGGCGATTGGCTCCTTCTATGAAGGCGGACAATATTCCTTCAAAGAGCTGCTCAGTGCGCGTGACCCGTGGTCGGGCTTCATTCATTATGACGCGGGGCTGGTCATTCTGAAGCATTTTAACGGATTCGCCAAGACCGGCTGGGAGAATGAAGACAATACGGCTGCCATCTGGAGAGCCGTTCCTGCGGCCAGCTATACCGGAGCAACGGGCACGAATCCGGTCAGCGGACGCAACGGTACTCCGAGTTATATGACGCTTGCCGCTCCTGACAAGCAGGATTTCTCGACTGTAATCATCAATGACAGCCAGTATGAGAAGATCTACAAGCTCCAGGCCGTGAACATGGGCTATACCGGAAATCCTTCGCTGGAGGTGTGGGAGACCCGCGCGGCGGACAAAGGTCAGGCTTTTAACAGCAATTATATGAAGCCTCTTGGTGATGCCCATGCCGATGGCAGCGGCCTATATACCATACGTGTGAAGCCGTTCTCGATTGTAACCGTAACCACACTGGATAACCGCACGGATGAAGAGTTCGTTACGCCGCTTCCGGTTGAAGGAGAACGTACGGTGCTTGACACCGATGCAACCGGGTTCGTACAGAATACGGAGGATCAGATCCTGTATGCGGATGACTTCAATTATGGAGACAGAACCGTGCCTGTTATCGGAGAGGGCGGTGCAATTACAGATGAAGAGAGTTATGTCAGCTCACGCGGCGGGCCGCAGAGTGTAATTCCGCGCTATACCCAGGACCTCAACGGCGCATTCGAGGGGTATCTGGTAGACGGCACGGATAACTATGTGCTGCGACAGCAGCTGGACCAGGTAACTACCGGCGTGGGCGGGGCCTGGAACGGAGGAGATCCGGTCACGGTCATCGGCGATTACCGCTGGACTAACTATAAGGCCAGCGCTGATGTTTCTTTTGAACAGAACAGCACTTATGGCGGGAACAATTACGCAGCGGTCGGAGCCAGATATCAGGGCGGTCCGCAGACGATTAACGGCACGCCTTATGCGCTCAAATTCTGGTTCGATGGTGGATGGCAGCTGCTGTCCAGCGGCACCGTGGTCGCCAGCGGCAATGCGGCCACCGGCTCTGGCGGCGTGAAGATTGACGGATTTGATACCGCACATGACGCGTGGCATAACATTGCCATTCAGGTGGCCGGTGACACGGTGACTGCTTATTTGGATCAGGTTGAGCTTGCCTCCTATACCGATCCGAATCCGAAGCTCTCCGGGCGCATACAGCTCGCCAGCGGCTTCTATCATGTGCGCTTCGATAACTTGAAGGTAGAGAAAGTAGACGGTTATACCCCTTACTATGCCGAACAACTGGATAATCTGGAGATGTTTGATCTGGCGCAGTCACCTGGGGCGAAGCTGGCATACGAGGGTGCCTGGGCCCATGAGAATGGCAAAGGCATGTATGTGTATCAGCGGTCCCTCTCTACCAGCCAAGGGGCTGGTGCGGTGCTGAAGTATACTTTTACCGGCACAGGACTTGATATTCTCGGACCGAATGACGGCTCAGCCAAGCTGGAAGCTGTAGTAGACGGGGAGACCCAAGTGGTCTCGGGCAGTACGGCGGCAGCGAGGGAGCTGTATCAGGCCTTCACGCTCCGTGGACTGAAATACGGTGAGCATACCGTTCAGATCAAAGTGCTGAGCGGAACCCTGGCCGTGGATTCCGTAGGGATTATCAGCGGGGCAGGAGCAGGCAGCCCGGATACAGCGGGACTTCAGCAGGCGGTAAATGCTGCGCTGGAGATCAGCAGGGAGGATGATTCCCCCGAGAAGGACTGGAATATCTTCGTTCATGCACTGGGCGCAGCCCAGGCAGCACTAAGTGATCCGGTTCTGTACAGATTGGATCAGGAAGGAGCTGAGCACCTTGAAGCCCGCCTGACCTTTGCCCGGAATTTGCTGACTACGGGAGATGTGAGAGAGCTTGCCGCTATCGCGGATATGGCAACCTATGCAGGACAGCTGCCGGAGCTTCCCGCCAAGGTGGAAGCCACACGTGCAGACGGCACGAAATTACAGGTGGCCGTGAAGTGGAATCTGGAAGCGGTCAGCTTCAACAATCCTTTTGAAAGGGTGGCTGTAACCGGCTCCTACGGAAGCTTGAAGACCATGGCTTATGTGGAGGTTGTGCCACAAGGGCTTGTGTACTTCCTGGACCCTGGAGTCTCGGCGGATGGCGACACCCCGCCATATACGACGATCAGGAATTTCGCAGGCGAGGGCTTGCTGAATAACAAAGCAGACCAGCTGTCGGCAGATGACACGGTATGGGGACATACCAACACGGGGGCGAACTATAACCCTAAGGGGCTGGGCGGTGCTGTAGTCACTACCGATAAGGCCCAGACAGGGGTATACAGCTCAAATACGAAGAATACGCCGCTCGTCTACAATCTGCCGCTCTCTGCGGGCCAATACACAATTACTTCCTACCATCTGGACTGGTGGAACAATGCCAGCCGGACCATGGATATTACACTCAGCTATGTGGATGCCGGGGGTAAGACCGTGAATGAGACCGCCCAGACCAACCTGGTAGCAGGCCCGAATGGGGTCATGGCTCAGCATGATTTCACGCTGCCGGCCAGCGGTACAGTGAAATATTCGGTGAACAATACGTTCAGTCAGGCGGCTCTGATCAGCTATCTGGCTGTAGCAAGAGATAAGACCAGTGTGGACAATGAGCAAGCTGTTGCTGAAGCGAAGAGCATGATTGAAGGAGCGTCTTACAGCGTCAAGAAGGCGCAAGCGAATAGTGAAGAAGCTGTAAGGAGCTGGCTGGTGCAGACCATTAGCGGGATGCCGGGCTTCAAGGACACCGGGGTTACCCTGGGGGACATTACCTTGTCTGCATTCCGGGGAGCAACGGAGGACACAGAGGGCAGCTTCACTTTCTCGGTAACCTTAAGCAAGGGAGAAGCATCGGCAGAAGGTACTGCCAGCGGTACAATCACGCTGCCGGTACCGGATAGGGTTCCGCCGGTGATTACCCTGAATGGTGAGACGACAGTTAATCTACCGGTTGGTGCGGAATATACCGATGCGGGAGCAACAGCCTATGATGATCAGGACGGAGATATAACGGACCGTATTTCGACAACGGTCACCAGCGAAGTGTATGGCTTGACTGAACTTGATGAACTTGATACGTCCAAGGTCGGTATTTATACCTTCCATTACAATGTCAGTGATACGGCGGGCAACGCGGCTGCTGAAGTGACAAGACGGGTAGTGGTTGCGCTCGATCCGGATGTAACGAAGCCGGTAATTACCTTACTTGGTGAAGCATCCGTTCAATTGGTGAAGGGTTCAAACTATACGGATGCCGGAGCTACAGCGGCAGATGACCGTGACGGCGATATTACAGACCGTATCGTTGCAACGATTACGCAGGATGGGAAGACCGTGCTGACGCTGGATACTTCAGCAGCAGGCAGCTATGTGTATCATTATAATGTGACTGATACAGCGGGCAATACGGCTGCTGAAGTGACAAGAACGGTCACTGTAAAAGAAGCGGAGCTGCCGCCGGAAGTAATTCCAACCCCGACGCCAACTCCCGCTCCGACAGCAACACCGGCTCCTACAGAGGCGCCGGTATGGACAGCGGAACCGGCCGTAACGCCTTCGCCAACTGCAGCACCGTCCCCTTCTCCGCAGACGGAGAAGGTTCTTACATCGGCTGATTTCCCGGCACCGGCTGGCGGAGCTATAACCGTTCACCTTACAGATGCTACAGAATCCGTGCTGCTTCCAGCGGGTTTAGCCGGAATGACTGGAGAGAATACCCTGCGTTTTGCCTGGAACACAGTTGCCGTTGAGCTGAGTCCGGAAGTGCTGAAGAGCATCCGGGAGAAGGCCGCCGGAGCTGGAGGACAGCCGGAGGGAACGGCAATCAGACTCTCTGCCGTGAAGACAGCGAGAGCAGCTGCGGAGCAGCTGATGAACAACCCGGCGGTTAACGGGTCCGTCCGGTTATCGGCGGCAAGCGATGTAATCCGCTTCAGCCTGGAGGCTGTGGCTGCGGACGGCACTGCCGTACCGGTCACAACGTTTAACCAGCCGCTGACGATTACCTTCACGGTTGATCCTAATGCTAACCGCAGCTTACTCGGCGTCTACTATATTGCTGCCAGCGGTGCCGTGGAATACATGGGCGGCACGCTGACAGACGGTAAACTTACCGCTGGTGTGCAGCATTTCAGCCAGTATGCGGTGCTGGAGTATGACAAGACATTCTCGGATGTCAGCGGCAATAGCTGGGCCAGCGGTGTTATTAAGTCTATGGCTGCAAAGCATATCATCGAAGGGATTTCCAGCAGCCAGTTCCAGCCGCATGGAGAAGTTACAAGGGCGCAATTCGCCGCGATGATTACACGTGCGCTTGGCCTTAAGGCGGCAAGCCCATCCGCATTTGCTGATGTGGATGCCAAGTCCTGGTACGCCGAAGCCGTGGCGGCAGTACATGAAGCGGGCATCGTGCTCGGACGCAGCAAGGATGCCTTCGCTCCTAATGAACGCATTACCCGCGAGGAGATGGCGGTCATGATCGTCCGGGCGTACGCCACCCTCCCGGGAAGCCAGACAGGCGATTCAGCCGGAAGCTCGTTCAGTGACTATTCCCGGATTCAGGATTGGGCGAAGAACGCTGCCGTTACCGCTGAACAGGCCGGCCTGATCCAAGGACGCGGCAACCAGCAATTCGCGCCGCAGGAGACCATGACCCGCGCCGAGAGTGCGCAAGTCATCGCTAATCTGTTGGGGCATAGGTAA
- a CDS encoding carbohydrate ABC transporter permease has translation MVGKSKGLRISLMVLVYALLILTVLAMLVPYIWMLSSSLKLNKDVFSFPMQWIPANPRWENFADIWTRIPLGRFIYNTAKLSIIVTILQLLTSSFAAYAFSKLHFRGKNVIFLGYIATIAIPWQAYMVPQFILMRYMGLNNTHLAIILLQAFSAFGVFMMRQFYQGVPDELCEAARIDGLSEYGIWARIMLPLSKPALSTLTIFTFVATWNDFLGPMIYLTDTKLKTIQIGLRMFISQYSAEYGLIMAASVVSIIPVVIVFLALQKYFVQGVAASGIKG, from the coding sequence ATGGTTGGTAAAAGTAAAGGACTTAGAATCAGCTTAATGGTGCTTGTATATGCCCTGTTAATTCTGACCGTGCTGGCGATGCTGGTACCGTATATCTGGATGCTGTCGTCTTCGCTCAAGCTGAACAAGGATGTCTTCTCCTTCCCGATGCAGTGGATTCCGGCGAATCCGCGCTGGGAGAATTTCGCGGATATCTGGACACGGATTCCGCTCGGACGTTTCATCTACAATACAGCGAAATTATCAATTATTGTTACCATTCTGCAACTGCTGACTTCCAGCTTCGCGGCGTATGCTTTCTCCAAGCTGCACTTCCGGGGCAAAAATGTGATCTTCCTGGGGTACATCGCTACCATCGCGATTCCTTGGCAGGCCTACATGGTGCCGCAATTCATTCTGATGCGCTACATGGGGCTGAATAATACCCACCTGGCAATCATTCTGCTGCAAGCCTTCTCAGCCTTCGGCGTGTTCATGATGCGTCAATTCTATCAGGGTGTACCTGATGAATTGTGTGAAGCCGCCCGGATCGACGGACTCAGTGAATACGGAATCTGGGCAAGAATCATGCTGCCGCTGTCCAAGCCGGCCTTGTCCACACTCACCATCTTCACCTTCGTCGCCACCTGGAATGACTTCCTGGGGCCAATGATTTACCTGACAGACACGAAGCTCAAGACGATCCAGATCGGTCTGCGGATGTTCATCTCACAGTACTCGGCGGAATACGGCTTAATTATGGCGGCGAGTGTGGTGTCGATCATTCCGGTAGTGATTGTGTTCCTGGCGCTTCAGAAGTACTTTGTGCAGGGCGTTGCTGCTTCGGGGATTAAGGGATAG
- a CDS encoding sugar ABC transporter substrate-binding protein has product MNLKRFYGMTLATALSVSMLAGCSGNNNTKDAAATAAPASGNAATASSEPSQEPVTLKWALWDWEATAYYKPLIDAYKAAHPNVTIEYVDLGSTDYMTMLSTQLSGGADLDVLTIKDIPGYSNLVKQNHLEPLKTYMGDKSIDPSLYGGTVEQIEVNGEVYALPFRSDFWLIYYNKALFDKAGVDYPTNDMTFDQYDELARKMTSGSGSEKVYGAHYHTWRSAVQLFGILDGKNTVVGGNYDFLKPTYERILKEQEDGIVMDYATLKTSSTHYSGVFYNNSVAMMNMGSWFIATQIEKVKSGESQSAEWGIVKYPHPDGVEAGTTLGTITSLAVNQKSKHKEAALDFMNFVTGAEGAKVIASTGTIPAIKNDEVINSITSIEGFPADENSKAALNTVQTYLEMPIHEKSADIEVILNEAHDNIMTKNATIDEGLKDMNDRVGQLLNN; this is encoded by the coding sequence ATGAACTTGAAAAGATTCTACGGCATGACCCTTGCCACCGCGCTCTCCGTGAGCATGCTGGCCGGATGCTCCGGCAATAACAATACGAAAGACGCAGCTGCCACTGCCGCACCTGCTTCGGGCAACGCTGCAACCGCTTCCTCCGAACCAAGCCAGGAGCCAGTGACGCTGAAATGGGCGCTGTGGGACTGGGAAGCGACTGCATACTACAAGCCGCTGATCGATGCCTACAAGGCAGCACATCCGAACGTGACCATTGAATACGTGGATCTTGGGTCCACCGACTATATGACCATGCTCAGCACACAGCTCTCAGGCGGGGCAGATCTGGACGTCCTGACGATCAAGGACATTCCCGGCTACTCGAACCTGGTGAAGCAGAATCACCTGGAGCCGCTGAAGACCTATATGGGTGACAAATCTATCGATCCTTCGTTATACGGCGGTACGGTAGAACAGATTGAAGTGAACGGCGAGGTGTATGCGCTTCCGTTCCGCAGTGACTTCTGGCTGATCTACTACAACAAAGCCTTGTTCGATAAAGCAGGCGTGGATTATCCGACTAATGATATGACCTTCGACCAATATGATGAGCTGGCCCGCAAGATGACCTCCGGCAGCGGATCGGAAAAAGTATACGGCGCCCACTACCATACTTGGCGGAGCGCAGTTCAATTGTTCGGGATTCTGGACGGCAAGAACACCGTGGTCGGCGGCAACTATGATTTCCTGAAGCCTACCTATGAGCGGATTCTCAAAGAGCAGGAAGACGGCATCGTCATGGATTATGCTACCCTGAAGACCTCCAGCACGCATTACTCCGGCGTATTCTACAACAACTCCGTAGCCATGATGAACATGGGCAGCTGGTTCATTGCCACCCAGATTGAGAAGGTGAAGAGCGGCGAATCCCAATCTGCGGAATGGGGCATCGTGAAATACCCTCACCCTGACGGCGTCGAAGCCGGAACTACGCTGGGAACGATTACTTCCCTGGCCGTAAACCAGAAGTCCAAACACAAAGAAGCAGCGCTTGACTTCATGAACTTCGTAACCGGGGCAGAAGGTGCCAAGGTGATTGCTTCGACCGGTACGATTCCTGCGATCAAGAATGATGAGGTTATCAATTCTATCACTTCCATCGAAGGCTTCCCGGCTGACGAGAACAGCAAGGCTGCTTTGAATACCGTTCAGACTTATCTGGAAATGCCGATTCATGAGAAGAGTGCGGACATTGAGGTTATTCTGAATGAAGCGCATGACAACATCATGACGAAGAACGCTACGATTGACGAAGGCTTGAAGGATATGAATGACCGTGTTGGCCAGCTTTTGAACAATTAA
- a CDS encoding sugar ABC transporter permease, with translation MQNETLLRTNKSPKSRLSRGLRDNLVAYSFIAPNFIGFALFTLVPMIFAFILAFVKWDGANPMKFIGLDNFTRLISDTTFHKALWNTIVYTIGVVPLTMIVALALAILLNQKIMGRNFMRTVFFFPYVASLVAVAAVWNFIFSPTMGPINNILHTITGIPLEDLPRWAADKQWAMFTVVLFTVWKNMGYYMVIYLAGLQGINPELYEAAELDGAGPWRRFRNVTVPQLAPTTFFVLMILVINSFKVYDIFINLFAGADNQLNNSTRVMVYQIYNTAFRSLDYGYASAMAIVLFLLVLGITIVQFRGEKKYGQ, from the coding sequence ATGCAGAACGAAACCCTATTGCGTACAAATAAGAGCCCAAAAAGCCGGTTGTCGCGCGGCCTCCGGGATAACCTGGTCGCGTATAGCTTTATTGCGCCGAACTTTATCGGATTTGCCCTGTTCACCCTGGTACCGATGATTTTTGCCTTTATTCTGGCCTTTGTGAAATGGGACGGGGCCAATCCAATGAAGTTCATCGGGCTGGACAACTTCACCCGGCTGATCTCGGATACCACCTTCCACAAAGCCTTGTGGAACACGATTGTCTACACCATCGGAGTCGTGCCGCTGACCATGATTGTAGCGCTGGCGCTGGCCATTCTGCTCAATCAGAAGATTATGGGCCGTAATTTCATGAGAACGGTCTTCTTCTTCCCTTACGTGGCTTCGCTGGTAGCCGTTGCGGCGGTATGGAACTTCATCTTCAGCCCGACCATGGGTCCGATTAACAACATTCTGCATACGATTACCGGTATTCCGCTGGAGGACCTGCCCCGCTGGGCGGCCGATAAGCAGTGGGCGATGTTTACGGTAGTGCTTTTCACAGTGTGGAAAAATATGGGGTACTACATGGTCATCTATCTGGCTGGCCTCCAGGGTATTAACCCGGAGCTGTACGAGGCAGCAGAGCTGGACGGGGCAGGCCCGTGGAGAAGATTCCGCAACGTGACTGTGCCGCAGCTGGCACCAACCACCTTCTTTGTCCTGATGATTCTGGTCATCAACTCGTTCAAGGTCTACGATATCTTTATCAACCTGTTTGCCGGCGCCGATAACCAGCTCAATAACTCTACTAGGGTTATGGTCTATCAGATCTACAACACGGCGTTCCGCTCGCTTGATTACGGATATGCCAGTGCCATGGCGATTGTACTCTTTCTGCTGGTACTCGGCATCACCATCGTCCAGTTCCGCGGCGAGAAGAAATACGGACAATAG
- a CDS encoding YncE family protein has protein sequence MANRRRNLSSVHPYVYASYEVGFDFGYVAVIDPVQDRIIERIRVGSVPGPMCMDPSEKKLYVINTREDSVSIIDLDTFKVLNTVHIGNPFVKFYPNSIFAAPKGNKIYVAQSDPGITIIDFLTDEVIKDVQLAGGINWPFAFAGNENSSFVYAACRSNDVIAISIDDDTVHPYTDGMELTFDGSRNPLAVHPDGHTQVTFGPAGMLTYFDEDSIGYSSTSSLLDNTVSGVYTDDKRLFCTMREDKNYLKVIGNLAIDKNGIVTHKSFADFPSYKGQDKIRLSRTQAYLGVTVQPTDSPLGGVQIIDLHEGYNHLVELPYVGDMAFFDDTKIYVGEGTSIRPIDVATATALPAIVLGVVTDRLKVNNIISGYSNQSLQ, from the coding sequence ATGGCAAACCGCAGAAGGAATCTATCATCAGTTCATCCTTATGTGTATGCGAGTTATGAAGTTGGCTTTGATTTCGGATATGTCGCTGTCATCGATCCTGTACAAGATAGGATCATCGAACGGATTAGGGTGGGCAGCGTGCCTGGTCCCATGTGCATGGACCCCTCTGAGAAAAAGCTGTACGTCATTAATACCCGTGAAGATTCAGTCAGCATCATTGATCTTGATACCTTTAAGGTTCTCAATACCGTTCACATTGGCAATCCGTTCGTCAAGTTCTATCCTAATTCTATCTTCGCTGCTCCTAAGGGTAACAAAATATATGTAGCCCAATCAGATCCGGGCATTACCATTATTGACTTCCTCACAGATGAGGTTATTAAAGATGTGCAACTGGCAGGAGGGATTAATTGGCCTTTCGCCTTTGCTGGAAATGAGAACAGCTCCTTTGTCTATGCTGCCTGCCGGAGTAATGATGTTATCGCCATTTCCATTGACGACGATACCGTTCATCCCTATACAGACGGAATGGAGCTTACCTTTGACGGGAGCCGCAATCCCTTGGCCGTTCATCCCGATGGACACACCCAAGTCACGTTTGGACCTGCCGGTATGCTTACCTATTTTGACGAGGATTCTATTGGGTACTCCAGTACGTCAAGTCTGCTGGACAATACGGTATCCGGGGTCTACACGGACGACAAAAGATTATTCTGCACCATGCGCGAAGACAAAAACTATCTGAAAGTAATCGGTAATCTGGCCATTGATAAGAATGGAATCGTCACCCATAAGAGTTTTGCGGATTTCCCCAGCTACAAAGGGCAGGATAAAATCCGTCTTTCACGTACACAAGCTTATCTTGGCGTTACCGTTCAACCTACGGATTCCCCATTAGGCGGTGTGCAAATCATTGACTTACATGAAGGCTATAACCATTTGGTTGAACTTCCTTATGTCGGCGATATGGCGTTCTTCGATGATACCAAGATCTATGTGGGAGAAGGGACCTCCATTCGTCCAATTGATGTGGCAACCGCAACGGCGCTGCCTGCTATCGTGCTTGGGGTCGTCACGGATCGCCTCAAAGTCAATAATATTATTTCCGGTTATAGTAATCAATCCTTACAGTAA